The following are from one region of the Stanieria sp. NIES-3757 genome:
- a CDS encoding esterase: protein MPLIDIRGVEHYYEWIHQGNLGTKPVMVFIHGWGGSARYWRDIATALSDRFDCLLYDLRGFGRSLLPSIPVDVSYELEEYGEDLAILLASLGLDEVFIHAHSMGASVATLFINRYSEKVKQAILTCNGIFEYDEKAFAAFYKFGGYVVKFRYKWFLNIPFADRMFMARFLARAIAPEERRAFLEDYLMADYQAALNTIFTCVSKKAVEIMPQEFAKISVPTLMISGEKDIIIPAVMGKQAAALNDKIEYVEIANTAHFPMLEDRESYLQVVNEFLRVESVV from the coding sequence ATGCCTCTGATCGATATTCGTGGTGTAGAGCATTATTACGAATGGATTCATCAAGGAAACTTGGGTACCAAACCAGTCATGGTGTTTATTCATGGTTGGGGAGGATCGGCAAGATATTGGCGGGATATTGCTACCGCCTTATCGGATCGATTTGATTGTTTGCTTTACGATTTGCGTGGTTTTGGACGTTCTCTTTTACCTTCTATTCCTGTAGATGTGAGTTATGAGTTAGAGGAATATGGGGAAGATTTAGCTATTTTATTAGCTTCTTTGGGCTTGGATGAAGTATTTATTCATGCTCATTCAATGGGTGCTTCTGTCGCAACATTATTTATCAATCGCTACAGTGAGAAAGTTAAACAAGCTATTTTGACTTGTAACGGAATTTTTGAATACGATGAGAAAGCATTTGCTGCTTTTTATAAGTTTGGTGGTTATGTAGTTAAGTTTCGCTACAAATGGTTTTTAAATATTCCCTTTGCCGACAGAATGTTTATGGCAAGGTTTTTAGCTCGTGCGATCGCGCCTGAAGAAAGGCGTGCTTTTTTAGAAGATTATTTAATGGCAGATTATCAAGCAGCGTTGAATACTATTTTTACTTGTGTCAGTAAAAAAGCTGTAGAAATAATGCCTCAAGAGTTTGCTAAAATTTCAGTACCGACTTTGATGATTTCTGGTGAGAAAGATATTATTATTCCTGCGGTAATGGGAAAGCAAGCAGCAGCATTGAATGACAAGATTGAATATGTGGAGATTGCTAATACGGCGCATTTTCCTATGTTGGAGGATCGGGAGAGTTATTTGCAAGTAGTGAACGAGTTTTTAAGAGTTGAAAGTGTAGTTTGA
- a CDS encoding hypothetical protein (protein of unknown function DUF29): MTTLLPNTTASLYEQDYLLWIEATLNQLREGKLTELDITNLIEEIEDMGNSQKSALLSNLRILLMHLLKWKYQPDKRSNSWKYTIVEHRKRILKSFKISPSLKRYFDEVFNECYQDAIELASAETGLPEKHFPQQCPFNPENTLEHGYLPDENC; encoded by the coding sequence ATGACTACTCTATTACCAAACACAACTGCTAGCTTATACGAACAAGATTATTTGTTATGGATTGAAGCAACTCTCAATCAACTTAGAGAAGGAAAATTGACAGAACTAGACATAACTAACCTCATTGAAGAAATCGAGGATATGGGGAACAGTCAAAAATCAGCACTCTTAAGTAATTTAAGAATTTTGTTAATGCACCTGTTGAAATGGAAATATCAACCAGATAAAAGAAGTAATAGTTGGAAATATACTATAGTAGAACATCGTAAAAGAATACTAAAATCTTTCAAGATTAGTCCCTCTTTAAAACGTTATTTTGATGAAGTTTTTAATGAATGTTACCAGGATGCAATTGAATTAGCTTCTGCTGAAACTGGACTACCTGAAAAACATTTTCCTCAACAATGTCCATTTAATCCTGAAAATACTCTTGAGCATGGTTATTTGCCTGATGAAAATTGCTAA